A region of the Silene latifolia isolate original U9 population chromosome 9, ASM4854445v1, whole genome shotgun sequence genome:
CTAAGAAGCACACCAACTTTAATCAAAATTAAAGTATGAGCAAATAATAAAACTTCTTTCATAccattgaattgtttacattttctattttagtCCGTTCCGCTTGATTGTCTATGTTTCTTTATATGAATATTTTTTGAACAATTAAATGACCCGCATACCCTTATCTACTTTTATACCATTTGGTGGGTGAGTGCCAAAATATGAGGGGCTAACATGAGAGTAGTTGTATAAGTAAACATATGAAAAGTAGATATACCTCActttcttaatatttgtgcaaaaagtaaatgtaaacaactAAATGGAAGGGGAGAAGAGTAAATAATACAAAAGTTATACTCaaatgaaagcatttttcgctACGAATCCAAATATCTAACTTTCGAAATGTTTTGCATTATACTTTTTGATTAGATTGATAATCAAACAATTCTTTTATATAAAATGTAGTTGTGATATTAAAAATATTACATAGTATCTTTCTTATAATCTTGAAAGATCTTATAATATATACTTCCCTAAAATTAAAAAAGATGATGttgacgctctagaatcgctcgaaaaaactctcctatatatatatatatatattttttttttatttattgatcctattattagatgatgagttTTTCCATATTCGATCTGTATAAATTGATCGTTGTTATTATTTTCGTgacaaattttttttgaaaaaaataatataatttgaaaCTTATTAGTTTATGCTATAAAAATgttttcattaaaatatatttCAACTCATTACTCAATTCTTTTATCTAAATTTCAGTTCTAACTTTTATTtatcaaaacaaaatacaatgatgaCAAATGTAAACAGTTATAAGGTACCAATATTATATaagtaattttataaaaatattaaactttAAGTACCTTGCATATAATATACGAGGTCTAAACTAGTATACTATTAAAAGATAAAGTCTCCTTGACATTTTTCCGCCTCCAAAATGCACAatttaaataaggaaactatACTATTAATAATAAACTGGTATAGAGCCTGTGcgaatgcacggtattttagattATCGTGTGTAGAGAACTTAATAATTATagctaataataatatataaatgaactttgaattttatttttaattatctacaattaTTAATGTGTAAAAATACTAAGAACTAAAATAGAGCTAATTTTATATTTTTACCCGCGATaagtttattattaaaaaaataagtttaattacaaaaactgatgcttatttttacgcatttgaagcatataactatttttgtaatttttgttataATATACAAGTAACAATTTAAATAGAGTAAAAAATTTAAagaatagaaaagtgaaaagcaCACATTGActttaataatatgagtaaaatctGGATACGttttaaatataatatttacGACATTTAAGATACATATATTGGACtaatgagataataatgaataaaatacattTAGCCCAACTATAAAAGCTACCGTGTTTGATAAGATACTATGACACATAAAAGCCATATATTAGGTCCAATACATATCTAGATAAAGTTAGGCCCAATTTCTAGCTAAaagcatttaggcgggaaaattttcagttttcttattcttttactATAAGGGgaattcttttagtataagggggatgcTTATTATATACATTAAATCATCCCCAACATACTAAATGATTAAGTTTCGAAAAATTCAAGTGATACCCTTTAACTTTGTCACTTTTCACATGGTACCCaatattttaagtttgtgtaTATCGTGTCTTTCATGTTTGATTTTTATATGCAACATGCCTTTTTGTCGTTATTAAAAATTTCAATTGAGCATAACGTCTACATAAGAATTCAGAATCGGTCAATTTTTTGTTCTAAACTCATTATCTTGTCATAATCTAAGATTTGAGGGGAAAAAATTGTCGACTGATATTTTTTAATGGTTTTCCCCCCTGAAAACCTCAAATCGACTATAATTTTGATGTTAAATTTTCTAATGACCATTTTTTGATTCATCAAATTATAGCTCTTGAAGAATTAATcaattttaaaaacaaatttGGCCAATTCCGATTTATAGTGTacgatttatgctcaattgaagaTTTTAAGAACGGTAAAAAGGGCAGATTGTACTTGAAAATTAAACCTCAAAACtatcatgtgcacaaacttagGGGCCATTTGGTTCAAAcaattggaatggaatggaatgaatTCTAATACCAAggaggtatggagttagaaccccatacttTTTTAATGCTTGTTTGGTTTGAGCTTGTAATGGATTCTAAATGCCATACATGTTGTTTGGTTCACATTTGGAATGGATTTCGAATCGTTTTCTTTTCTTCATTATAGATAAATACAATTaatattatttaaaagtaaaATTAACTATAACAAAAGCAAAAATCCAAATTACTCCATAAAAATCCATTGAACATGTTCATATAATACGACAATAGCAAAAATATTCTAACACCAATAAAAATCCACATAAAATGTTCTATGAAAAATATGATAGTCTAAAAATAAACTCCTCCTTCCATGCATCAATTATTGCCATTTCGAGGCAAGTGTGGGTGAATGAGGTTAAAAATAAACTCCTTCTTCCATGCATCATCTGGACTCTGATAAAAGAGAGAGAGATCACTTGGAATAGACGCCAATTTTTGTGAAGCTAATAATGCTTCATACCTAGTCAACCCTTGCACACCCACCAGGCAGCTCATTTACCaaattttttttctgattttccaaTTCTTGCTCAAGAACCATAATAGCGTGTTCATGTTGTTGGGTGGTTGATAAAGCATTAGCAATAGTAGACATATGAACATTCATTCCACTCATGAAATCAGATAAGTTTGAAGACATATCTTTGAAAGAAGTAGTCAAATCCACAACATCCGACATCTTTctcttctttgttttttgtttcgtATTCTCCATCTGAATTTTCACCGTCTTTGCTTTCTTAGAAGTCGGCTCACTTGGACTAGATTGAGTAGGCCGATAAAGTGACTCATTATCATCAATAAGATCATCTTCGTCACTTTCATCCTTGCTTAAGTCAATGGGCTCATTTTGTTGGTTCTCCACTGCTTCAGCAAAAGTCTCAGAATAATTTCCAGTGGCTCGATCAGGGCCATAAATAATTGCCAACTTATCAAAGTGTGGAAATGAAACATTCCACAATCCATGGGCATTTTTATTTTGCTGCAACAATAATACAACACATTCTCGATCAAGTTGAGTTAAAAAAAATCACTAATTAAGAAAGAGAAACGAAAAGAGAGAAAAAGTATTACCCTACAAAAATCATCATAAGATTGTCTTTCACACTTTATCATATGCTTCTCATCATCCCAGGAAAAGCCAGAAGTGCGAAACATCTCCGTTAGTGCATTATATTTATCCTTAAACCACTTTATCTTTGACTCAATATGAGGATTTGCTATTAAACCACATCCTGGGAATTTTTTGTTCATCATATCTTCCAACTTATTCTTAAACCCATTCTTGAAACTACCATCAGCTTTCCATTGCGGATCACTATTCAACTCTAACAGCCCATCAATTAAATGCTCTTCTTCAAGTTTAGTCCAAGAACGCTTATTTTTACCCCTTCCACCTTGAGATGTTTGCCCAACATCCATGCTATATACAATCAAATGTTAATAATCCAgccaacaataaaataaaattattgcATTCCATtatcataaaaataaaatagtaacATAGGATTTCAAGAAACATTTGCAGAGTTATTGAAACATTACAAAGCATAGGAAAATCAAGTGGTAAACAACTTATGCATTTTGGTTACGTCTAGCTCTCCAATTATTATACATAGTTTGCGCTAAGGTATTCCGATTATTAGTTCATGCATCAGATGTCTCAATCAAAGTCATATAATCAACTTCATCATCTGAATCCTCATCAtcactttcatcatcatcatcgtcatctgagGCCTCATATATTGTATGATCAGTTGGCATATATTTGCGAATGAGGTTATGTAATAAGGAACAAGCCTGAACTATACGACCTTGAGTTCgtactgaaaagaaagaaggagacCTAACGATACCCCATCTCCCTTTTAATAATCCAAAACATCTTTCAATAACATTTCTGGCTTTAGAATGCCTCATGTTGAAATACTCTTCTGCACTCATTGGTTGTCGATCCCCCCACTCCTTGAGGTGATATCTGTGACCTCTATATGGTGCTAAAAAACCCTCACAATTTGTATACCCCGCGTCAACCAAGTAATAGAAACCTTCAAtttattaaaaaaacaaaaagtcACTTCATTTCACAATTGAATATCTAGTTATTCTTTTTTTTACTAGTATCATTATTTAGCTTTATTACCTTGAGGAACCTTTAAACCATGAGGCTTACTAATAGCATCTCGAAGGACACGACCATCATGAGCAGATCCTTCCCAACCAGGTTGAATATATATAAACTCCATAAATGGATTATATACACCTAACACATTCATAGCAATTGAACCCTTCCTTGTTCGATATCTTGGTCTATCCTCATTTGGAACTTGTACACTAATGTATGTGCCATCTAAGGCTCCTAAACAGTTCTACAAAACAACAAGTATATGTGAGCAGGCTTAATATTTGCAATAATTATTAGTCTTGTAAAAAAATATTGCAATtcattaaataaattataattacCTGAAAATATTTCCATCTACCATCTTCGCATTCTTCCATTATAGGCTTTGGCTTTTTAAGTAAGTGGTTATGTAATTTTAGTACAGCAAGGAGACAACGATGGAAGTTTCTACTCACACTTTCTCCACTTCTGAAGAAATGATTTCCTATCGTCCTATTTTTAAAATGATGTGCCAATGTATATAAAAACATGGCGAAAATTTCTTCTAGTGACATATTTCGAGTTTCCTTCAAGTCTCCAATATCTCTAACCATCTCACAAAGCACGTAAAATGTCTTTCGATTCACACGAAGTTCGCTCTTACAAATTATATCACTATACTTAATTAGTGTATACAAGTGTCTTTGTCTAAGACGCCTTTTTTCATCTTTACTATATCGAGGATGCTCAATTCTATGAATAGTCACGCCCATCATGCACAACACTAGATATAGAATAATGACTATATTAATCACAACCAAAATAGTCAATAACAACTCAATCTGcttcttcttccttctctttAATAAGGTCAATTGAGAGGGGGACATTTCTGAAACCATGAATTATGTAACTATAAGACAAATGAAAAAAATCGAATAATGATTATGGAACcatgaattataattacaagCTAGTCTCACTTGTGATGGACATTATCCGTCACAAGTGAGTGACGGGTCACCTCCCTTACatacaaatgcaagtgggaggcAAGTGGGACGCTCTATTTTcgccccacttgccctcccacttgcatttgtgTGAGAGGGAAGTGACCCGTTActcacttgtgacggatagtgtccgtcacaagtgagaatttgtgtaaattaCACATATGGAAAAAATTGTGATATTATTATCCACAAAAATTGGCAGAAGTATACACATCCAATCAAAGAGTAACTCATGTCTAACTACGTATAAAGTTGTTTAAAGAACAAATTATGTATACTCATCTTTTCATTTTAAGaagaaattattaaaaaaaaaactatctTCATAATCAATGCAATGCTACGTATATCAGTGGCGGCAACAACAAAACAATCTTTATAATCTCCCTGATTCTACTTCATTCCTATGCACACAGCTAACAACAGGCATGACTTGGTCGACATTCATAATCATTAGCTAACATCCAAATTCATTTCCCACCACCCACTATTCATTATAATCCAACAAATATTTCAAACGATAAATACGACTAACAGCTATTCTGAGCAGTCTTTGTCCCTTAATAATGATATCATCCAACGTATTAATCaaaccaaaaaaacaaaattGAAGTCTATCAATGTAGTGCTACGTCCATCAAcattaattaaacaaaaaaaaaacaaaattaaaggCTATCATCGACGTCCATATGCGTtaatcaaattaaacaaaaagaaaaaagaaaaattgaaagCTAATTTGCATACTTGACAATCTGACAATGGAGTTTCAAGGGATATCAATGGAGAATTGTTAGGAAGAGCATGTaccattttctttttcttttttttcttctgttttcAATAGCTTTAGGGTTTGGATAGGGTGGAATGGATTTAGAATCCTAGGATGAGACTTGGGTATGAGATTCCAATGGTttggaatggatttagaaccccttgggtatcaaactccattccaaaagggtccaaccaaacacttgaatggaggaaatccattccaatccattccaagtaccccaaccaaacacccccttaaaagttggataccacgtgcaaaatggcaaaCTTTAGGGGTATCACGTGAATTTCCGATTAAGTTTCCTTGACAttactttccctccaaaatgcacgatttaaataaggaaactatACTATTAGTAATAAATGCCTATTATATACGTTTATTCATACAAATTAATTGAAAAATcattataattaattattattatctttgaaaattaaagtaaaatactatacactattattattatttttgtgacaaaaaaaaaataattaaagaaatttgagaaaaaataaattataaaatgttATTATTCGTGATTAGTTTTGTggtatttaaaaaaaaacattaaaatacaAATCCCATAGCATTAATCAACTCTTTTGATTAGTTTATTTGTTTTAAGTTTTTCTCTAAATCGAAATACAAGTATGAGAAATGTGAAACATTAATGATCTatctattaaaaataaaaacaataatataataaaaaaaaataatctaTATATACCGTGTAAGAGTTGTGATACGTGAATTATATATAGCCTTTttaagcctctttatgcacgtatttctatgccatcctcgtagttttatgctacgaaatgccccgaatattctaatTTGGTTTGTtatgctttatttgcaggaatggacctgaaagtggtggaatcaagcattttatcgtccgttttgcatgcatttggaggatgagtggatttggagcaagaATACTGCTGCTATGGGATGCatgaagtcatttcggaagctaaatcaccaAGTCAAGACTGAAGCTAACGACATAAGTagctggctgagtcaaagtcactcaATTGAAGGCTTttatgatcgatcgagtagttttggatagaagaagacttcgatcgagtgaaatccatgttcgatcgaattgtgcataattggagttcctcaatcgagtaggttttctactcgatcgagaggttttgctatgaatctgttcgatcgagtagttataaattgctcgatcgagtaattcgctaatgggctcgggcttctTTAGCTTAATTTCGTTTTCTAAGttaaataattgtctttcctgTAAATAGGAAAGATGACATGAGATTTGAATATAACGTCATTCATTAATTTTCTCCCTTTTACTGTTGAACATtgcttttctctctattttccggATCCTAATATGTAATCTTCTCTTCTCTTTACTCTCTCTTTAGTTTACGATGTCCattattcctttttttttctcgcTATTGCTTTGTTTATcactatgtctagctaaatctcttgttaggatttaggggagtcaatgaactgttgttagttgctaattaggtttacagatctttcgctgttgttatgtctatgttgttactcactgcaattaactgtaactagctacttgaatcgatacatttagcttaattaatcttggtaagccttaatctagaccggaaggttggaaggggtgagacccgcagtgaacaatatgatgctttagtgagggcggaagctaagctaatagtattttagggcgaattgagaccggaaggagatattcgttgccccttagactgatacacgcgaccgatctgtgaccttagctgcaattaaccgatgttcattgatgacccgacaatcctagttctctctttCTGCTAATCTCTTTTATTCtcttctcttgccttaatctcccttagtttagtttctacaactcaaacccccaactgtgaccgtagacagactagaattaacaagtagatagtgaccgcctccctgtggagatcgaccctacttaccgctgacttctgttagtagtacttaggtatttatttttggtacttaaaCGACAAGTATCATGTTGCACGAGATCTACAGTAATTCAAATTCATTTGGTAAAAATATCTTTTTGTTCAAAATTCTTTTACGAAATAAATTTAGAGAAAGTTTCAGCCACGTTTTTATGAACCATCATGGAGTAAACTGTCCTTCAAACTGTCTAGAACATTCAACGAGTAAGT
Encoded here:
- the LOC141602271 gene encoding uncharacterized protein LOC141602271, giving the protein MDVGQTSQGGRGKNKRSWTKLEEEHLIDGLLELNSDPQWKADGSFKNGFKNKLEDMMNKKFPGCGLIANPHIESKIKWFKDKYNALTEMFRTSGFSWDDEKHMIKCERQSYDDFCRQNKNAHGLWNVSFPHFDKLAIIYGPDRATGNYSETFAEAVENQQNEPIDLSKDESDEDDLIDDNESLYRPTQSSPSEPTSKKAKTVKIQMENTKQKTKKRKMSDVVDLTTSFKDMSSNLSDFMSGMNVHMSTIANALSTTQQHEHAIMVLEQELENQKKNLVNELPGGCARVD